A region of the Levilactobacillus yonginensis genome:
CATGAATGGCGTAACGATGTGCTTGCGTTGATTAATCGAATGGGTGGTTCTGCTGCTTCGGTAGCCATGTCAACGCGTCAAATTCAAGCTGAGTTAGGGATTTCTCCGGCGAGTTTGAATCGGGTTATGAAGCAATTACAAGCAACTTCGCAATTGAAGCAGGTCCAGCGTGGTAACCAGCCGACTTTATTGACGACGGTGACCATGTTATTTAAGTCGGCTATGGTGAGCCGTCAGGCTCAAAGTCAAGCGTGGACTGGGTATTTAACCACCCTAGTTCCTACTGTAGGACCAAATGGGTATGAGCCAACAGTTGGCACTTTAACTGAGATGCAAGCGGTGAGTGGTGATTCAGAGCCACCGTGGGAAATGGAGGCGAGGCGAAGGACGGGGTGAAAAGTGCTGCTATCAATTGCCATAGGTATATATCTAATATAGGCTTGTTGCTGTGTGAGGGTATTGCTACTTAGGGGTCTTGTGTGGGGACTCACAAAAATAGCTTGGCAAATTTTAGGAAGTGCGGTAAACTATAGTCAGCCAAAAGGGAACGTATGTTCTTGATATGGCAAACTTAATAGTTTTATTATTTTTTGTGTCAGTATTGTCTGACTGTGCTATTTTAAAGTTGTATAGTAAATAGCACAGTGCCTGTTGATTTATTTATCAGGGCACAAAAAAGAGGGACCAGCTCCCAAAGTCTTGTCAAGAACGCCAATTCTTGACAAGATGGCGAAGTTGGTGCCGCATAACGTGATCAGACACGTTAGCGACCGTTGCCCTCCTGACACAGCCTGGCACGTCTTGGAAACGATAGGCCATGCCAAAACCATTATATCATTGCTAGGTCGTTCTTACGATACTCTTATTTACGAATTCGAGAGAATACTGGTTGATGGTTAGTTTTAACGCGTGATTAACGGGTTAAGTGGGTTTGGTGGGTTCAATCAAAACAAGACAATACTGACGCTGTACTTAAGTCGGGGGGTCTCACGCTAGCGCGTGGGGCCCCTCTTTTTGTGTCCTGACAAGTAAATCAACGGCGCTTAGATAAATGGTTGTGGTTGTTGACTAGTTCAAGGAGGTAAAGGACATGGAGAATGCGGGAAGGCGTGATATTACGTCACAAGCTGAGGAAACGAGTGCAGTTGAGTTGAGCCATAATTTGACCACTGTGACGACGGAGATTAAGGCGTATCAATCAATTGGGGGCCAGGCAATTTTTGAAATTGGTCGGCGTTTGAAGTGGGTGAAAGAGAATGATTTGGCACATGGAGAGTACATGAAATGGCTTAAAGAATCAGTCAATATGAATCCGACTACAGCACAACGATTTGTAAAGATAGCATCTGAGCTTCCAAATCGGTACTCGAGTACTGATTTGGGTTGGAAAGCTCTTTATGAGATTGCGACTATGCCGCCTGAAGAGCGCGACAACCCCCAACAACTTGATTCGGGTGAAACTAAGAAGCCTGATGAGATGACGGTTCGCGAGTTACGGGAAACGAAGCGTAAATTGGCCGCGGCTTACTCTGAGAATATGGCGAATCAGACGTTGCTAACGCAAGCGGATAAGAAAGCTCAAAAGCTGCAAGCTCAAGTGACGAAGTTACAACAGCGTGATCCAGATATTAAACAAGTTGAGGTTGAACCAGCTGATTATCGAGATACGAAGGCTGATTTGAAAGCCGCTAATGAGAAGATTGCGGATTTACAAAAGTTGGTTGATGACGCTGTGGATGATCACAATCAACGGTTGGCTTATGAATTGGAATTGGAAAAAGCTAAGGCTGATCAGGAAGAAATTAAGGCTGATCTGAACGATCTTGAGGTCAAACGGCAAAATATGTTGAAACAGAATGCGCAAATACGCGAAGTTCAGAAGATGGTCAAGTCGATTAATGAACTCCTAGATAATTTTGCGATGCTGCGGAACCGCCTTGATACGACAATGTTGCCCGATGAGAGTTCGTTGGTTCAAGGGCTGACAGAAATGGCCGATAAGTTGATTGAAAATGGGCAAGTTTTACATGACGATTTGGCTCATCCATACCGTGGTTAAGGGCTTAATTCAGAAATCAGTGGAGGAGGAAAAGAACATGACATACGGCTTAATTGATATTGATGCGGGGACTCTTGTTGGTCAATTATTTGTGACTGAGGGTTTGGCTTTTCAGTGGTTGCGTCAGCACAAACTGGAAACCGGAGATCAAGATACTTATCGCATCGTGAGTTTGAAAGGGCAAGTGACGAGTATTTCACCACAATTATTGGAGGCATTGGCATGAGTGATTTGGAAAATAAGCCGGCAACTTGGGTGGTTGTGCAGCTGTTTAGTTTAGATCAGGCGGACGATCCAATGGTTTGTCGCGTGGTGTTAGATCGATCAGATCATTTATTGTCACGTGATGGGGTGTTGGTAGCTGTTCCGGGTGTCCCCGTGCTCTTGGCAGGGGTGGTGATTGATAGTGCCTCTAATGACCAAATTAACAAGGTGAAAGGACAAATTAAGGCAACTGAGTTACCCATTATTGTGCAGCGAATTCCATTGGCTTTATCAAAAGTTCGGTTACGGGTAGCTGAAGGGTTACGGTATTTGATTCGAGACGTGGGAACAGTTCCCCACGTTGACCGTCGGGTCAATCGACTGGAATTAACCGGAACGGTGGTCACAAAACCAATTTTTGAACCTAAGAATAAAGCCCGATTTACGGCCAGATTTGACTTACAGATTGGGACTCAAAAACAGGTCGTTTGTTTGATTCACGGCCAATTAAATGAGCCGCTCTATCGGACAGTTAACGCCCTTGAATCTGGGCAGACGGTAGGCATAACGGGTCATCTTGGTAGTCATCAAGGCAGTCTGGTAGTGGTGATTTCGCAGTTGGATGTGTTAGCGACGGGGCTAACCTCGGAGGTGGACTAATGGCAGTTAATCAGTCAGGAGACAAGTTTGTTACTCTCGAAAAGCTACCAGATCGATCTCATTTTCAACGGCGACGGGGGGGACGAACAACGAGAAAATTACCCTCTACAACCACATTCGATCAAACCCGTAAGCACTTTGGTTGGTTTTGGGACGGAGTGGCTGATCAAATTTTGATTTTGATTATTCTAATGGTGTTGGTAGAAGTGGTCCATACAGTAATGGAGAAGTGAGCATGAAAAAAAGCAGATTAAAGCGCTGGCAAGTCGTGACGTTGATTGCAGGTAGTGTAATCGTGATGGGATTTTTGACGGGGATTTTGGTGAGAAATCGAGTGGAGAATAAAGAGTATGTTGAATCGTCACCCGTTACCATTCAACGCACGTTATCGCGTAAGACCAGTCGAAGAATTGTGTTGTTATTTTATCGGCCGGGTTGTCGTTATTGTCAGCAAATTAAGCGTCAGGTAAACCGCAATGAGGCCCAAGTGAAGTCAAGTAGGCAGAAAGAAACGGGTGTTTTTTTGAAAGTTCGAACGACTAATCCAGCCAAAATTGATCAATTGATGTTAAGAGGTGACGCTAAATGAGGCGACTAAAAGAGCTGTGGTTCTGGTGGCGTGAATCAGCACGTCGTCGCAGGATTATTGGTTTGGGCCTTTTTATATTGATCTGTGGGGGGTTACTCGGCAGTATCAAGTTTGCACCAACGTTTGCCAATGTTGATGAGACACCATTGAATTCCGCGGTTAGTTTTTCGACTTCAAATACTGGTGATAGTGATGATAGTAGTGGCCCTGGTGTTGCACTGACAGCGCGTCAATATAGTTCGAAAACGCAGCGCTTAGTGATGCAATTTCATATTACGGGGGACAATGACGATGCCACAGAGGCTTCAATATTACCTAGTGATTTAGATTGGTATATTAAAACGGTGGGACAAGAAAGTGCCAGTTATCAAGTGGTGCCAACGACCACGAATCATTATGTTTTGATTGTCGACCATCTGGATGATAACTTCGGTGCCATTCAAATTACGGTGGAGAATCGAGATAAAACGGTGGGCGCTAATGGTAAGATCACCAAGGGTGGATCAGCGCAGTTAGTGCTAAAAAATCATCCAAGTTTGGACAATCATAACTTAGAGAAGTTGAGCGCTAAGCAGTATGCGATAACGGCAATCAACAAAGAAATTGAAAAGCAACAACAAAAAATCAAGCAAAATAAACAAGTGATTCAAGTCGCTCAAGCCGCCATTAAAACCGATAATCAAAAGATCACCATGCGACAAAAGGACTTAAAATATGAAACAGATTCACAGCGGCAAGACACGTTGAGCGGCATTTCAGATATTCGTAGTGACCAGGATACGCAACGGACGAATATTAGTGAAGCCCAAAAAGATATTGAAAAACGGCAAACTGAAATTGCCTATATGCAGAAGAAACAAACGGCAATTAATGACGGTAGTTACCAGCTACCAAAACCCGGAAAGACTCAGATTTATCAGAAGTAAGTGCCTCTTTTTTTAATTTTGTCGGGTGATTTTTTGATTTGTCGGTGTTAGTCAGTTTCCAATTTAGGTTACTTTTTTGTTAGTCAGTTTCCAATTTAAGGACAAAAAGCATATTTAGTTTCCAATAATGAGCAATCGCAGCAAGCCCGCTGAGCGCCGACACTGTCGGCCTAGCACCGTAGGTGCTAGCAGCTCCCCTTATCCTGTTGTCTTTTTGAACCGGGGGTTGAGTGGGTTCTGACAGATGTAGAAAGTTGGATTAAAAATTGAGTCGTTTGCCAGCTTAAAATAGCGGCACATTTCATATCGAAAGGAGCGGGTTAAATGAGTCAGCAAACACCACTTTACATTCGCGGATTAACAGAAAAAGAGTTAGCGGATCTCCAAAGTTTTGCGAAGGAACGGGGGTATGCAGATCGGTCAGCGTATTGTCGACAGTTGTTGCGTGACGCGTTACAACAAGAATATGTTGAAAGCTATGCGGCACCGTTAGAAAAATCGATGCAGGATCAGCGAGAAGCGGAGTTAAAAATGTTAATGGCTTTTAGAACCTATGCCGAAACCAATAACGAAGCAGTGGCGAGCAATGGAAAACTAGCCGAAAAAGTTTCACGCTTATTGGTAGATTGTAAAATTAATCCGAACGCTGTTCGGACAAAAAAGATCAGCTTCCTATAAAATGATGTTTACCACAAACACATCTTTTAGGAGCTGATCTTTTGGGAAGTTTGTCAAATGGTGTTGAAGGATAGTTTCTATCCTTTGGAGATCTCCTCGTGTGGGAGATCTTTTTTGTTGTTTTATTAGGGACTGTCTGAAAACTTAAAATTCAGGTACAATCTGAGGAAAAACGAATCGAGGCATTCCGATGACAACACCTAAACGATACGAACTGGAAGATGCTCAGTGGGACCGAATCAAAGGATACTTCCCGCCATACCGGACTGGCCGTCCATCAAGCCTAGACAACCGTACCGCCCTCAACGCTATCCTCTGGCTCATGCGCAGCGGGGCTCCTTGGCGTGATCTACCTGAACGCTATGGCTCTTGGAAAACGGTGTATAGTCGCTTCCGAGCCTGGGTAAGTTCAGGCTTGTTCGAACAGGTTTTTCTCGAATTGATTGACGATCCCGACATGGAAAACTTGAGCTTAGATTCAACGATCGTTCGAGCGCATCAAAAGGCCACTGGGGCAAAAAAACGCCGAATGTATGGTCGAAAATCAAGCTATTGGACTAAGTCGAGGTGGCCGAACGACCAAGATTCACGCACTCGTTGACGGATTAGGGAATCCCTTGGGTTTTCGCCTAACAGGTGGTCAAGTACATGATAGCCAAGTTGCCAGTGAGTTGCTGGAAGGCTTCGATATTTCTCAATCAAATATTATCGCGGATAAAGCCTATAGCACCGCGAAACTTCGCCAGTATATTGAAGATAAAGCAGGCGTCTATACCATTCCGCCAAAGGAAAATACCAAAGACAAGTGGACCTGTGATTACCACGTTTATTGTGAGCGCCATTTGATTGAGAACTTCTTCAATCAGTTGAAGAACTTTCGTAGGATTGCAACGCGTTATGATAAGCTCGCTCATGTTTATCTGGCTACGGTCTACATTGCCTCAATTTGCATCTTACTTAAGTAGTTTTCAGACGGACCCTAGGCAATCAGCTGGTAGACGCGTGTGAACATATTGGCCTGATTGGAGAAGCCATAACAAGCACGTTTGAGCTCCTTGATCTTACGGTTGATGCCCTCTATCGGTCCGTTAGAGTAGGACGATTTGGCGGCGTTAATTACGCCATTAAGATTCTTTCGTAGGGTATGCATGGCCGTATCTAGGGGCGTGCCGTTAGGCTGATAGTTAGTGATGATATTCTTGAGTTCATCAGCGTGACGCCCCATCAAAGCATCGTGGAGATCGATGTAGGTTTCATAAGCTGTTTTGAAGGCCGGAAACGTATCGGTTCCAATATCAATAGCGTTCTGTTCGGTCGAGTACTCATTCAGGCCGAAGAGGTAGCGGCTCTTTTGTGCGTCAGGGTTGGCCTTGTGGAATAGGCGCCATAGTGATTTCAGTACTTTATATGGTTCTGTTGCAAAGTTTTCCAAAAAATCTATTTTAGTGTAAAATTGAGAAAAAAGACAGAGAGGACAGAGTAATGAATCATTTTAAAGGCAAACAATTCAAAAAAGACGTCATTATTGTCGCTGTTGGTTACTACCTGCGTTACAATCTAAGCTATCGTGAAGTTCAGGAATTGTTATATGATCGTGGAATAAATGTTTGTCATACTACGATTTATCGTTGGGTGCAAGAGTACAGCAAAGTCCTCTATTATCTTTGGAAGAAGAAAAATAGACAATCCTTCTATTCATGGAAAATGGACGAAACCTATATCAAAATTAAGGGACGTTGGCATTATCTTTATCGTGCAATTGATGCGGACGGCTTAACCTTAGATATCTGGTTACGAAAGAAACGGGATACGCAAGCAGCCTATGCTTTCTTAAAACGACTCCATAAACAGTTTGGTGAGCCGAAAGCAATTGTGACCGATAAAGCACCTTCTCTTGGCTCCGCCTTTAGAAAGTTACAGAGTGTGGGTTTATATACTAAGACAGAGCACCGAACTGTGAAGTATCTTAACAATTTAATAGAACAAGACCATCGACCTATTAAACGACGAAATAAATTTTATCAAAGTCTCCGTACAGCCTCTTCCACGATTAAGGGCATGGAGACCCTTCGAGGAATATATAAAAAGAACCGAAGAAATGGAACGCTCTTCGGCTTTTCGGTGTCTACTGAAATCAAGGTATTAATGGGAATAACAGCCTAAGATATTTGGAGTTCAGAGAGGGCGCGTTTGATTTTCAAACTTCGCATCAGAACCATTAAAACCCGTTTTTTACGGTTTCCTTCGGTGGCAAAAGTTGCACGGTGGATTATTTTATCATAAAATGAATGAACGTGAAA
Encoded here:
- a CDS encoding DUF3102 domain-containing protein; translated protein: MENAGRRDITSQAEETSAVELSHNLTTVTTEIKAYQSIGGQAIFEIGRRLKWVKENDLAHGEYMKWLKESVNMNPTTAQRFVKIASELPNRYSSTDLGWKALYEIATMPPEERDNPQQLDSGETKKPDEMTVRELRETKRKLAAAYSENMANQTLLTQADKKAQKLQAQVTKLQQRDPDIKQVEVEPADYRDTKADLKAANEKIADLQKLVDDAVDDHNQRLAYELELEKAKADQEEIKADLNDLEVKRQNMLKQNAQIREVQKMVKSINELLDNFAMLRNRLDTTMLPDESSLVQGLTEMADKLIENGQVLHDDLAHPYRG
- a CDS encoding IS5-like element ISLpl3 family transposase (programmed frameshift) produces the protein MTTPKRYELEDAQWDRIKGYFPPYRTGRPSSLDNRTALNAILWLMRSGAPWRDLPERYGSWKTVYSRFRAWVSSGLFEQVFLELIDDPDMENLSLDSTIVRAHQKATGAKKNAECMVENQAIGLSRGGRTTKIHALVDGLGNPLGFRLTGGQVHDSQVASELLEGFDISQSNIIADKAYSTAKLRQYIEDKAGVYTIPPKENTKDKWTCDYHVYCERHLIENFFNQLKNFRRIATRYDKLAHVYLATVYIASICILLK
- a CDS encoding IS6-like element ISS1N family transposase, whose translation is MNHFKGKQFKKDVIIVAVGYYLRYNLSYREVQELLYDRGINVCHTTIYRWVQEYSKVLYYLWKKKNRQSFYSWKMDETYIKIKGRWHYLYRAIDADGLTLDIWLRKKRDTQAAYAFLKRLHKQFGEPKAIVTDKAPSLGSAFRKLQSVGLYTKTEHRTVKYLNNLIEQDHRPIKRRNKFYQSLRTASSTIKGMETLRGIYKKNRRNGTLFGFSVSTEIKVLMGITA
- a CDS encoding ribbon-helix-helix domain-containing protein yields the protein MSQQTPLYIRGLTEKELADLQSFAKERGYADRSAYCRQLLRDALQQEYVESYAAPLEKSMQDQREAELKMLMAFRTYAETNNEAVASNGKLAEKVSRLLVDCKINPNAVRTKKISFL